A single Sporanaerobacter acetigenes DSM 13106 DNA region contains:
- a CDS encoding PspC domain-containing protein has translation MARKIYRSSTDKVISGVCGGLGEYFNVDPSIIRIFWLMLSIATSGTGILAYIICALVIPEGSNTTIYYDENDKSYKNSALFVGIVLIIIGASLLIKKIWPWFNVKWFNFSKYWPILLIIAGIYVIYNQKKKK, from the coding sequence ATGGCAAGAAAAATATATCGTTCTTCTACTGACAAAGTAATATCTGGCGTATGTGGCGGATTGGGTGAATATTTCAATGTAGATCCCTCCATCATAAGAATTTTTTGGTTAATGTTATCCATAGCAACAAGTGGAACTGGTATTCTAGCATATATCATATGTGCATTAGTAATCCCTGAAGGTAGCAACACCACCATTTATTATGATGAAAATGACAAAAGTTATAAAAACAGTGCATTATTTGTGGGCATAGTTTTAATAATAATAGGTGCATCTCTTTTAATCAAAAAGATATGGCCTTGGTTCAATGTAAAATGGTTCAACTTCAGTAAATATTGGCCTATACTATTGATAATTGCCGGAATCTACGTAATATATAATCAAAAAAAGAAGAAATAA
- a CDS encoding undecaprenyl diphosphate synthase family protein, protein MRIPRHIGVIPDGNRRWAIENGMTKEMGYNKGLDPGLKLFKLCEKEGIEEITYYGFTVDNTKRPKVQRLAFTEACIEAVKMLAKENASLLVVGNTSSPMFPKELIPYTLRRRDFGNGGLKVNFLVNYGWEWDLKNYFFEKYNVENPLDLIYSRDISRVDLIIRWGGRRRLSGFLPLQSVYSDFYVIDDYWPDFKPEHFYNALDWYDKQDVTLGG, encoded by the coding sequence ATGAGAATTCCTAGGCATATAGGAGTAATACCTGATGGCAATAGACGATGGGCTATTGAAAATGGGATGACCAAAGAAATGGGATATAACAAAGGTTTAGACCCTGGATTAAAACTCTTTAAACTTTGTGAAAAAGAAGGAATAGAAGAAATAACTTATTATGGATTTACTGTTGACAATACAAAAAGACCAAAAGTTCAGAGATTAGCCTTCACTGAAGCCTGTATAGAAGCTGTAAAAATGCTTGCTAAAGAAAATGCTTCTTTATTAGTTGTGGGCAATACAAGCTCTCCAATGTTTCCTAAAGAGCTTATACCCTACACTTTAAGAAGGCGTGATTTTGGAAATGGAGGATTAAAAGTAAACTTTTTAGTAAACTATGGTTGGGAATGGGATTTAAAAAACTATTTTTTTGAAAAATATAATGTGGAAAATCCACTCGATTTAATATATTCTAGAGACATCTCCAGAGTTGATTTAATAATAAGATGGGGTGGAAGAAGAAGACTCAGTGGATTTTTGCCTTTGCAATCAGTCTATTCTGATTTTTATGTAATTGATGATTATTGGCCAGACTTTAAGCCAGAACATTTTTACAATGCACTAGATTGGTATGATAAACAAGATGTAACTTTGGGAGGGTGA
- a CDS encoding peptidoglycan D,D-transpeptidase FtsI family protein codes for MNKELKRMIRVFTVVCILFVGLIVYLSYFQVFTASSIKSNSYNKRLWIDEENILRGMILDRNGKILAYSEKTEESSKRYYNYGSLYGHIIGYSYREYGKAGLEASYNNELLNLKENTTLNELKKIIDPNSEGNTLKLTIDHGLQEKANSFLKGKKGSIVVMNPKTGEIYAMVSQPNFNPSTLREDWKTIVEDPDSPFLNRATNGLYAPGSTFKVITAVASLESSNIDRNYNCTGSTKIDGYVLKDYGGKAHGNLNLEEALVKSCNSYFANMGLQVGKEKMGEVSEKFMLNKSVPFDLPVSKSISPYRENIGKTDIAAASIGQGKVLVTPLNMAMVASAIANGGDMVKPILVKEIISPDGSVIKTNYTEIISRATDGFTANEVKNMMVEVVKRGTGKGAGIKNVRVAGKTGTAENASGKTHAWFIGFAPADNPKVAISVVLENEGSTGGKSAAPIARDLMIDVLNKISE; via the coding sequence ATGAACAAAGAACTTAAGAGGATGATAAGAGTTTTTACAGTTGTATGTATTCTCTTTGTAGGGCTAATAGTTTATTTGAGCTATTTTCAAGTGTTTACAGCTTCATCCATAAAAAGCAATAGCTATAACAAGAGATTGTGGATAGATGAGGAAAATATTTTACGTGGTATGATACTTGATAGAAATGGCAAGATATTGGCGTATAGTGAAAAAACTGAGGAATCGTCTAAAAGATATTACAATTATGGAAGTCTTTATGGACATATAATTGGATATAGCTATAGAGAATATGGAAAAGCTGGATTGGAAGCAAGCTATAACAATGAACTTTTAAATTTAAAGGAAAATACAACTTTAAATGAGTTAAAAAAGATTATAGATCCTAATAGTGAAGGAAACACACTGAAATTGACAATAGATCATGGATTACAGGAGAAGGCTAATAGCTTTTTAAAAGGGAAAAAAGGTTCAATAGTTGTTATGAATCCTAAAACAGGGGAGATATATGCTATGGTCAGTCAGCCCAATTTTAATCCTAGCACTTTGAGAGAAGATTGGAAGACTATAGTAGAGGATCCAGATAGTCCTTTTTTAAACAGGGCTACCAATGGATTATATGCTCCAGGTTCTACTTTTAAAGTTATAACTGCTGTAGCTAGTTTAGAAAGTTCTAATATAGATAGAAATTACAATTGCACTGGTTCAACTAAAATTGATGGATATGTTTTAAAAGATTATGGTGGAAAAGCTCATGGAAATTTAAATTTAGAAGAGGCACTAGTCAAATCTTGTAATTCATATTTTGCAAATATGGGTCTTCAAGTGGGAAAAGAGAAAATGGGAGAAGTATCAGAAAAGTTTATGTTAAATAAGAGTGTGCCTTTTGATTTACCAGTGAGTAAATCTATATCTCCTTATAGAGAAAATATAGGGAAAACGGATATTGCAGCTGCGAGTATCGGACAAGGAAAGGTTCTTGTGACTCCTTTAAATATGGCTATGGTAGCTTCTGCTATTGCAAATGGGGGAGATATGGTGAAGCCTATTTTAGTAAAAGAGATTATATCTCCTGATGGGAGTGTGATAAAAACTAATTATACAGAAATAATTTCTCGTGCTACAGATGGTTTTACAGCAAATGAAGTAAAAAACATGATGGTGGAAGTTGTAAAAAGGGGTACTGGCAAAGGTGCTGGTATAAAAAATGTGAGAGTAGCAGGGAAAACAGGTACTGCTGAAAATGCTTCGGGCAAGACTCATGCTTGGTTTATAGGTTTTGCACCGGCAGATAATCCTAAAGTAGCTATAAGTGTGGTATTAGAAAATGAAGGTTCAACTGGCGGGAAAAGTGCAGCTCCTATAGCCAGAGATTTGATGATAGATGTTTTAAATAAAATATCGGAATAG
- a CDS encoding FtsW/RodA/SpoVE family cell cycle protein translates to MNKKLISYRVPRNLLVLVDLMAIFLLFIHNAENPDKFTLITGVSLVFIIYISNFILLKISPGDHYIFLIVTMLITLGIIMIYRIDPSLGAKQVVWVSAGIVAFFMAYAIVKNVKDWDKWLKFYIIASMVLFVFTLIFGKRIGGAKNWIKIGRFSFQPSEIIKLLFIFFIASYYTNQKEYNLDKKGGYKLLLVVYGFIGFLFLQKDLGAAAVFYLIFLSIQYVYEEDRKLILYNVLLAFVGAFASFFIFDHVKIRVETWIDPWKYIDNKGYQITQSLFAIASGGFFGTGVGLGHPDFIPAVHTDFIFSAICEEMGIFAGIAVMMLFLILVYRGFKIAFSQENLFFRIVAFGISAMFGFQAFIIFGGVIKMIPLTGITLPFISYGGSSMIASFIALGILQVASEELDREEEEENEQRT, encoded by the coding sequence ATGAATAAAAAATTGATTAGTTACAGAGTTCCAAGAAATCTTCTTGTCCTAGTAGATTTAATGGCCATATTTCTTTTATTTATCCATAATGCAGAAAATCCAGATAAATTTACTCTCATCACAGGGGTTAGTCTTGTATTCATCATATATATATCTAATTTTATTTTGTTAAAAATATCTCCTGGAGATCACTATATTTTTTTGATTGTCACTATGCTTATTACCCTTGGAATAATCATGATTTACAGGATAGATCCTAGCTTGGGAGCTAAACAAGTAGTTTGGGTAAGTGCAGGAATTGTGGCCTTTTTTATGGCTTATGCTATTGTAAAAAATGTAAAAGACTGGGACAAATGGTTGAAGTTCTATATTATAGCTTCTATGGTATTGTTTGTTTTTACATTAATTTTTGGGAAAAGAATTGGTGGTGCTAAAAACTGGATTAAAATAGGTAGGTTTAGTTTTCAACCTTCTGAGATCATAAAATTATTATTTATATTTTTTATTGCTTCTTATTATACAAATCAGAAAGAGTACAATTTAGATAAAAAGGGAGGATACAAATTACTTCTTGTAGTATATGGATTTATTGGATTTTTGTTTCTCCAGAAGGATTTGGGAGCAGCCGCAGTATTTTATTTGATATTTTTGAGTATACAGTATGTGTATGAAGAGGATAGAAAACTTATATTATATAATGTGTTGTTAGCTTTTGTAGGAGCTTTTGCAAGCTTTTTTATATTTGATCATGTAAAGATAAGAGTTGAGACTTGGATAGATCCTTGGAAGTATATAGACAACAAAGGATATCAGATAACTCAATCCCTGTTTGCCATAGCTAGTGGAGGATTTTTTGGGACTGGAGTGGGACTTGGGCATCCAGATTTTATACCAGCAGTTCATACGGATTTTATTTTTTCAGCTATTTGTGAAGAAATGGGAATATTTGCAGGTATTGCTGTCATGATGCTGTTTTTAATTCTTGTATATAGAGGATTTAAAATTGCTTTTAGTCAAGAAAATTTATTTTTCAGGATTGTTGCATTCGGAATAAGTGCAATGTTCGGATTTCAAGCTTTTATTATATTTGGTGGTGTTATTAAAATGATACCTTTAACGGGGATTACACTTCCCTTTATAAGTTATGGAGGTAGTTCTATGATTGCTAGCTTTATCGCTCTAGGGATTTTGCAGGTAGCTTCTGAAGAGCTAGATAGGGAAGAGGAGGAAGAAAATGAACAAAGAACTTAA
- the sdaAA gene encoding L-serine ammonia-lyase, iron-sulfur-dependent, subunit alpha, giving the protein MYNHGEDLIQICNEKNKKIYEIVLEKESNITGKSADEIRKEMNENLKVMMESSKHALNNDVVSVSGLIGGEAKKVIEYKNSNETICGNTINEAMAMALSTSEVNASMGKIVAAPTAGASGILPSALFTAKEKFNLSDDDMINGLFTAAGIGEIVAKNATISGAYGGCQAECGVAAAMAAAAIVEMLGGSPETCLHASSISLINIMGLVCDPIAGLVEFPCAFRNASGVVNALISADLALAGIKSLVPFDEVVEAMYRVGKSLPDTLKETALGGLAATPTGENFKGRIL; this is encoded by the coding sequence TTGTATAATCATGGTGAAGATTTAATTCAAATTTGCAATGAAAAAAATAAAAAAATATATGAAATAGTTTTAGAAAAGGAAAGTAATATCACAGGAAAATCTGCTGATGAAATCAGAAAGGAAATGAATGAAAACTTAAAGGTAATGATGGAATCTTCTAAACATGCACTAAACAATGATGTTGTTTCTGTAAGTGGGCTAATAGGTGGCGAAGCAAAAAAAGTTATAGAATATAAAAATAGCAATGAAACAATCTGTGGAAATACTATCAATGAAGCTATGGCAATGGCTCTTTCTACATCTGAAGTAAATGCTTCTATGGGTAAAATAGTTGCAGCACCTACTGCAGGTGCATCTGGAATTCTTCCAAGTGCTCTTTTTACTGCTAAAGAAAAATTTAATTTAAGTGATGATGACATGATAAATGGACTATTTACGGCTGCGGGAATAGGTGAAATAGTCGCAAAAAATGCCACTATTTCAGGTGCCTATGGAGGATGTCAAGCAGAATGTGGGGTAGCCGCTGCTATGGCTGCTGCAGCAATAGTTGAAATGCTTGGCGGAAGTCCTGAAACCTGTCTACATGCTTCTAGCATTTCTCTTATAAATATAATGGGCCTTGTATGTGACCCTATAGCTGGATTGGTAGAATTTCCTTGTGCCTTTAGAAATGCTTCTGGTGTTGTAAATGCCCTTATTTCTGCAGATTTGGCTCTAGCAGGAATTAAAAGTTTAGTACCTTTCGACGAAGTAGTAGAAGCTATGTATAGAGTAGGTAAATCTCTACCTGATACATTGAAAGAAACAGCATTAGGAGGATTGGCCGCTACTCCAACTGGTGAGAATTTTAAAGGGAGGATTTTATGA
- a CDS encoding FHA domain-containing protein yields the protein MYNVISLAFKYLFIFIIYFFMFSIIRLIYLDIKGMGLNTYSKSTYLKLINQKDTLPFKIKEVYPIDKDVTIGRSNQNNIAIKDPYISKQHMRIVEDEGDFYLEDLNSANGTFINGDRVMDAVRLENGDSIRLGQIEFLFVNRR from the coding sequence ATGTACAATGTAATATCACTAGCATTTAAATATTTATTTATATTTATTATTTACTTTTTTATGTTTAGTATCATAAGACTAATATATTTAGATATAAAGGGAATGGGACTAAACACATATAGTAAAAGTACTTATTTAAAACTTATAAATCAAAAAGATACCCTTCCATTTAAGATAAAAGAGGTCTATCCTATTGATAAAGATGTGACTATAGGTAGAAGCAATCAAAACAATATAGCTATAAAAGATCCATATATATCAAAGCAACATATGCGAATAGTTGAAGACGAAGGGGACTTTTATCTTGAAGATTTAAACAGTGCCAATGGTACATTCATAAATGGGGACAGGGTCATGGATGCTGTGAGACTCGAAAATGGAGACAGTATTAGATTGGGACAAATAGAGTTTTTGTTTGTAAATAGGAGGTAA
- the sdaAB gene encoding L-serine ammonia-lyase, iron-sulfur-dependent subunit beta, with protein sequence MKDYSVFDILGPVMIGPSSSHTAGAARLGKVAREIVGSNFSSVCFYLHGSFAKTYKGHGTDRALVAGVLGMDPSDERIKYSIQIAEEKGIKIEFIETDLGYAHPNTVKIVFENKYGDTFYVIGSSIGGGSILITDIDGNKVEFTGDLPTLLLKYKDKKGTISKISTILSSNDINIATMKVTRERDIATMVVETDTLANKDIIEEISKNKEIFYIKAINPIDKR encoded by the coding sequence ATGAAAGACTATAGCGTATTTGATATTTTAGGCCCTGTAATGATAGGTCCATCCAGTTCTCACACCGCTGGTGCAGCCAGACTTGGAAAAGTTGCAAGAGAAATTGTAGGAAGCAATTTTAGTAGTGTGTGCTTTTATCTTCATGGTTCTTTTGCAAAAACTTATAAAGGTCATGGAACTGATAGGGCTCTAGTAGCAGGTGTGTTGGGAATGGACCCCTCTGATGAGAGAATCAAATATTCCATTCAAATAGCTGAAGAAAAAGGTATAAAAATAGAATTTATAGAAACAGACCTAGGGTATGCTCATCCAAATACTGTAAAGATTGTATTCGAAAACAAATATGGAGATACTTTCTATGTAATAGGCTCGTCCATCGGTGGAGGAAGCATTTTAATAACAGATATTGATGGAAATAAAGTAGAATTTACTGGTGATTTACCAACTTTACTTTTAAAATATAAAGATAAAAAAGGAACTATTAGTAAAATTAGCACTATATTATCTTCAAATGACATAAATATTGCCACTATGAAAGTTACTAGAGAAAGAGACATTGCTACTATGGTAGTGGAAACCGATACTTTAGCAAATAAAGATATAATTGAAGAAATATCTAAAAACAAAGAAATTTTTTATATAAAAGCAATAAATCCTATAGATAAGAGGTGA